In Mercenaria mercenaria strain notata chromosome 14, MADL_Memer_1, whole genome shotgun sequence, the following are encoded in one genomic region:
- the LOC123528314 gene encoding uncharacterized protein LOC123528314 isoform X2 gives MLQMRLTAANTLALVLLQIVFIRTEGAAYSSTVCINACGNTFSSGFRRMCQSCAADPPVDYEMCRYACGNTYYSYPRQICNICVSRVPTSDLMCIQACGNTLSSRYLQICGRCVVNPPVTETMCIHACGNTVSSNFQRMCHRCVESPPVTDTMCIHACGNTISSNFRRICDRCVDNPPVTDTMCIHACGNTVSRSSYFRRICDRCVMSPPITDTMCIYACGNTYSSYFQRICNACN, from the exons ATGCTGCAG atgaGGCTAACTGCGGCAAATACCCTTGCACTTGTCCTCCTGCAGATTGTTTTTATCCGAACAGAAGGAGCAGCGTATTCGTCCACAGTTTGTATAAACGCTTGTGGAAACACGTTTTCATCCGGGTTCAGACGTATGTGCCAGTCATGCGCTGCCGATCCACCAGTCGACTACGAAATGTGCCGTTATGCCTGTGGAAACACTTATTATAGCTACCCCCGACAAATATGTAACATATGTGTATCACGTGTACCTACATCGGATCTGATGTGTATACAAGCTTGCGGAAATACCTTATCCAGTCGGTATCTACAAATATGTGGTCGTTGTGTAGTGAATCCGCCGGTCACCGAAACGATGTGTATACATGCTTGCGGAAATACTGTTTCTTCTAATTTTCAAAGAATGTGCCATCGTTGTGTAGAAAGTCCGCCAGTCACTGACACAATGTGTATTCATGCCTGCGGAAATACTATTTCTTCTAATTTCCGAAGAATTTGTGATCGTTGTGTAGATAACCCACCGGTCACTGACACAATGTGCATCCATGCTTGCGGAAATACTGTTTCAAGATCTTCTTATTTCCGAAGAATTTGTGATCGTTGTGTAATGAGTCCGCCAATAACTGACACAATGTGCATCTATGCATGCGGAAATACATATTCTTCTTATTTCCAAAGAATCTGCAATGCATGCAACTAA
- the LOC123528314 gene encoding uncharacterized protein LOC123528314 isoform X1, whose product MTYNCVDAMLNPTNTKQQMIRLEKMRLTAANTLALVLLQIVFIRTEGAAYSSTVCINACGNTFSSGFRRMCQSCAADPPVDYEMCRYACGNTYYSYPRQICNICVSRVPTSDLMCIQACGNTLSSRYLQICGRCVVNPPVTETMCIHACGNTVSSNFQRMCHRCVESPPVTDTMCIHACGNTISSNFRRICDRCVDNPPVTDTMCIHACGNTVSRSSYFRRICDRCVMSPPITDTMCIYACGNTYSSYFQRICNACN is encoded by the exons atgacctataactgtgtcgatgcgatgttaaacccaacaaacacaaaacaacagATGATAAGATTAGAAAAG atgaGGCTAACTGCGGCAAATACCCTTGCACTTGTCCTCCTGCAGATTGTTTTTATCCGAACAGAAGGAGCAGCGTATTCGTCCACAGTTTGTATAAACGCTTGTGGAAACACGTTTTCATCCGGGTTCAGACGTATGTGCCAGTCATGCGCTGCCGATCCACCAGTCGACTACGAAATGTGCCGTTATGCCTGTGGAAACACTTATTATAGCTACCCCCGACAAATATGTAACATATGTGTATCACGTGTACCTACATCGGATCTGATGTGTATACAAGCTTGCGGAAATACCTTATCCAGTCGGTATCTACAAATATGTGGTCGTTGTGTAGTGAATCCGCCGGTCACCGAAACGATGTGTATACATGCTTGCGGAAATACTGTTTCTTCTAATTTTCAAAGAATGTGCCATCGTTGTGTAGAAAGTCCGCCAGTCACTGACACAATGTGTATTCATGCCTGCGGAAATACTATTTCTTCTAATTTCCGAAGAATTTGTGATCGTTGTGTAGATAACCCACCGGTCACTGACACAATGTGCATCCATGCTTGCGGAAATACTGTTTCAAGATCTTCTTATTTCCGAAGAATTTGTGATCGTTGTGTAATGAGTCCGCCAATAACTGACACAATGTGCATCTATGCATGCGGAAATACATATTCTTCTTATTTCCAAAGAATCTGCAATGCATGCAACTAA
- the LOC123528067 gene encoding histidine-rich glycoprotein-like, whose protein sequence is MQVLLRDRKKKATVNGYHIIPYHIIPYIPHHTAPHHAKQHHTASHHTTQHHITSHHTTPHHITSHHTTLHHTTPHHTTPHHTTLHHTTPHHTTSDQITSHHITSHHTTPHHTTLHSPHHMTPHHTTPHYITPNHTTSHHTTSHHTTSLHTTSLHTTPHHTTSHTTTTNSTHHTQHHTTSHHTHHTTTHIIHHTHRTTHTQHTHTHHTTPPHHTPPTPRTTFIAPHNITTHHFTRHHTTPTHHTTPTHTHPPTAPHRTRTHAAPSHRIAPHHTTSYHIISPRIISHHITSDHITSYHITSHHITSHHITSHNITSHHITSYHIISYHIMSYHITSHHITSHPSYHIISHHITSHHIISG, encoded by the coding sequence ATGCAGGTTTTGTTGAGAGACAGAAAGAAAAAGGCCACTGTAAATGGTTATCATATCATACCATATCATATCATACCATATATACCACACCACACCGCACCACACCACGCCAAACAACACCACACAGCATCACACCACACCACACAACACCACATCACatcacaccacaccacaccacaccacatcACATCACATCACACCACACTACatcacaccacaccacaccacaccacaccacatcACACCACACTACatcacaccacaccacaccacaccacatcAGATCAGATCACATCACATCACATCACatcacaccacaccacaccacaccacaccacacttCACTCACCACACCACAtgacaccacaccacaccacaccacactaCATCACACCAAACCACACTACATCACACCACACTACATCACACCACACCACATCACTCCACACCACATCActccacaccacaccacaccacactacatcacacaccaccaccaccaactcCACCCATCACACACAACACCACACTACATCACACCACACACATCACACCACCACACACATCATCCACCACACACatcgcaccacacacacacaacacactcACACACATCACACCACACCACCACACCACACACCACCCACACCACGCACCACATTCATCGCACCACACAACATCACAACACACCACTTCACACGACATCACACCACACCAACGCACCACACAACACCCACACACACCCACCCACCCACCGCACCGCACCGCACCCGCACGCACGCCGCCCCATCGCATCGCATcgcaccacaccacaccacatcATATCACATCATATCACCTCGCATCATATCACACCACATCACATCAGATCACATCACATCATATCACATCACATCGCATCACATCACATCGCATCATATCACATCACATAATATCACATCACATCACATCacatcatatcatatcatatcatatcatatcatgtCATATCATATCACATCACATCACATTACATCACATCCATCATATCACATCATATCACATCACATCACATCACATCATATCATATCAGGGTAG